Below is a genomic region from Armatimonadota bacterium.
TCTGGGAATCGAGCCGACGGTGGCCGACCTGCTCTCCCGGGTCGCCAACTACCTAGGGCAGGGCTACCGGCGCATCAAGGTCAAGATCAAGCCGGGCTGGGACATCGAGCCGACACGCCGCATCCGCGAGCGGTTCGGGGAAATCCTTCTCCAAGTGGACGCCAACTCTGCCTACAATCTGGCCGACGCCCCGATCTTCAAGGCGCTGGACGCCTTCAACTTGCTGCTGATCGAGCAGCCGCTGGCCGAGGACGACATGGTGGACCACGCCGCGCTTCAGGCGCAACTGCGGACAGACATCTGCCTGGACGAATCCATCGTCCACGAGCGCGCGGCCAGGGCGGCCCTGCAGCTCGGGGCCTGTCGGGTCATCAACATCAAGCAGGCGCGGGTCGGCGGGCTATCGGCGGCGGTGGCGATCCACGACGTGTGCCGTGCGCAGGGCGTCCCGGTGTGGTGCGGCGGCATGCTGGAAACGGGCATCGGCCGGGCGGCCAACCTGGCGCTCACGTCGCTTCCGAACTTCGCGCTACCGGCCGACCTTTCGGCCAGCGACCGCTACTTCGCGCAGGACCTGATCGACCCCCCTATCACGCTCAACACCGACGGGACGATCACGGTTCCGACCGGCGTCGGATTGGGCGTGCGGATCGTGCCCGAGCGTGTCGAGAAGCACACGGTGCGGATGGTGCGGCTAACGTCGTAACGATCTCACCGCTAGTCACCCAGCACCGGCGGCGGAACCACCGGCACCGGAGCCGGCGGTCTCCGGACTGCCGGAGCGCCCGTGCCCCTGAACACCGATACCGCCTGGATCAGCGTGCCGCCCTCGGCGTAGATGACCCGGAAGCCGATCCCGGCCCCGCGATAGAGCAGCCAGTCCGCCCGCGTGCCGGCGAAGTTGCTGGGAACCGCCTGGTCGGGCGGGCCGTGGATCCACCAGACGCGTGAACCATCCAGGCCGACGGTGATGCCCTCCGCGGTCTGATAGGCCACGCCGCAGTTGGTTTCCAGGCGGCTGACCCGGCCGTCGGTGTAGGCCACGGCGATCTCGCACGGCAGGCGACCGAGCAGCGACCGCACCTGCGCAGCGGTCATGCCGATCTTGACAGGGCCGATCGCTTCGCCCGGCACGATCGCCCAAACGCCCGGGATCTGAGCGGCACCGGCCGCAGGAACCGCCAGGACCAGCAGAGTGGCCCAGGCGGTCAGCGCGTGGATGTGGGCCGACATGTGTCCTCCCTGCTTCACCTCGCCTGCGTGGCCGCGCGGAGCCGTTCGAGTATCTGCCCCAGCCGCTCGATCTCCTGCCCGTAGCCCGCCAGGTCGCCAGCGCGAAGGCGCTCCTGCGCCCTCCGATGTACGTCCACCGCCTGCTGGACCAAGGCCCGCACCTCATCTGCGGATGGCCCCGAGGGGAGCGGGGCTGCTCCCGGAGCCACGCCCGGGACCGGTACGGAGGGAACCGGCCTGCCCGGCGGCGCGCCGCCAAACAACTCGGCGAGCGCTCCTTCCAGTGTCGGCGCCATCACTATCCGGGCGCCGCTGGCGGCGATCACGCGTTTCAGCTCGGGCATCTGGCTGCGCTCCGCCTGCAGGAACAGGGGCTCGACGTAGAGGAGACCGTCCTCGATCGGGATCACGAGCAGGTTGCCGCGGATCACCTGCGAACCCAGCTGGTTCCACAAGGTCAACTGCTGGGAGATGAAGGGATCCTGGTTTATCCGCGCCTCCACCTGCATCGGCCCGAAGACGACGCGCGCCTTGGGGAACCGGTAGACGATCAACTCGCCGTAGTGCGGCTGGTCGTTCCGCGCGGCCATCCAGGCGATCATGTTGTCCCTGCCGGCCTGGACCATGGGCAGCATGAGCACGAACTCGGGCGCGGTGCCCTCGGCCAGCCGCATCGTCACGTAATAGGGCTCGACCCAGACCGTCTCGTTGCCCAGCAGCTCGCGCGGGATCGCCCACACGTCCTCTTTGTTGTAGAACACCTGGGGATCGCGCATGTGAAACGTGGCGTAGACCCGCGCCTGGAGCTCGAACAGGTCCACGGGATAGCGCAGGTGGGCGGCGATCTCCGGTGGCATCTGGCCTGCCGGCCTGAGAAGGTCCGGGAAGATCGCGGCCAGGGTGCGGGCAATCGGCTCGTCCGGGATCATCTGGTAGAAGGTCACGGCGCCGTCGTAGGCGTCTACCACGACCTTGACGCTGTTGCGCATGTAGTTGACGTCGCCGTACCGGGTCGCGTACGGGTAACGGTCCGTGGCGGTGTAGGCGTCAATGATCCAG
It encodes:
- the menC gene encoding o-succinylbenzoate synthase, with amino-acid sequence MRVEAVELRQIEMRLRAPFETSFGREEDKVCLLVRVQAGGLEGWGEVPAGTAPLYNEETSDTAWSVLERFLVPPLLGKQVPSPQEFAAGAVHIRRHHMAKAGLEAALWDIAAQQQGQPLSRLLGGERATVPVGVSLGIEPTVADLLSRVANYLGQGYRRIKVKIKPGWDIEPTRRIRERFGEILLQVDANSAYNLADAPIFKALDAFNLLLIEQPLAEDDMVDHAALQAQLRTDICLDESIVHERAARAALQLGACRVINIKQARVGGLSAAVAIHDVCRAQGVPVWCGGMLETGIGRAANLALTSLPNFALPADLSASDRYFAQDLIDPPITLNTDGTITVPTGVGLGVRIVPERVEKHTVRMVRLTS